One stretch of Streptomyces sp. R21 DNA includes these proteins:
- the iolE gene encoding myo-inosose-2 dehydratase, which produces MTDLAERLSPDKVKLGVCCTLWWNDDFPTLDAGISFGQAVSEMALAGFQGCSIGHKYPSDAAGLKAALDLRGLRVSEPWTSTYFTIGNMRQKTISAFEETLAHLKALGGTELVVAEFGASSHLLPVDVFANRPVFTNAQWDALTSGLDELGKIAGSAGMKLSYHHHMGTGVMTRADIDRLMASTDPDLVHLLLDTGHMAFAGDDPLEVARAYADRIGHVHMKSIRPEVVSRVREEGLSFQEAIELGVFTVPGEGAIDFRPILEALADADYQGWLVVEAEQDPNKAIPLEYAKKARAYLADVLGW; this is translated from the coding sequence ATGACGGATCTGGCTGAACGCCTCAGTCCGGACAAGGTGAAGCTCGGCGTCTGCTGCACCTTGTGGTGGAACGACGACTTCCCCACCCTCGACGCCGGTATCTCCTTCGGCCAGGCCGTGAGCGAGATGGCGCTCGCCGGCTTCCAGGGCTGCAGTATCGGGCACAAGTACCCTTCGGACGCTGCCGGACTCAAGGCCGCCCTCGATCTCCGGGGCCTGCGGGTGTCCGAGCCCTGGACGAGCACGTACTTCACGATCGGCAATATGCGGCAGAAGACGATCAGCGCCTTCGAGGAGACGCTGGCCCATCTCAAGGCGCTGGGCGGGACCGAGCTGGTCGTGGCGGAGTTCGGCGCTTCGTCGCACCTGCTCCCCGTGGACGTGTTCGCCAACCGCCCGGTCTTCACCAACGCCCAGTGGGACGCATTGACATCGGGCCTGGACGAGCTCGGCAAGATCGCCGGCTCGGCCGGGATGAAGCTCAGCTATCACCACCACATGGGCACGGGCGTCATGACCCGGGCCGACATCGACCGGCTGATGGCTTCGACCGATCCGGACCTGGTGCACCTGCTGCTCGACACCGGCCACATGGCCTTTGCCGGCGACGATCCGCTGGAGGTGGCACGGGCCTACGCCGACCGCATCGGCCACGTCCATATGAAGAGCATCCGGCCCGAGGTCGTGAGCCGGGTGCGCGAAGAAGGCCTGTCGTTCCAGGAGGCCATCGAGCTCGGCGTCTTCACCGTGCCCGGAGAGGGCGCGATCGACTTCCGGCCCATCCTCGAAGCGCTGGCCGACGCCGATTACCAGGGGTGGCTGGTCGTGGAGGCGGAGCAGGATCCGAACAAGGCCATCCCGCTCGAGTACGCCAAGAAGGCCCGCGCCTATCTCGCCGACGTCTTGGGGTGGTGA